From the genome of Deltaproteobacteria bacterium:
GCCATGAGAAAATATAACCCTGAAATTCACAACCGACGTTCCATTCGTTTGCAGGGTTATGATTATTCCACCACGGGAGCCTATTTTGTTACCATTTGCACCCAAAACCGTGAATGCCTGTTCGGTGAAATACCGGTACACCACGTTGGGGCACCCCCCCGTGGTTGCCCTGAAATAATTTTGAATGGTGCAGGACAAATGATTAAAACCGTATGGGATGAAATCCCGGAATATTACCCCGGTATTGATACCGATGAATTCGTTGTTATGCCAAACCACATCCACGGGATAATAACCGTAGGGGCAGGCCCCCGTGCCTGCCCTGTTGAAAATGGGCGGAATAATAAAAATGGTTATCACGATAATATTGGGCACCCACGGGGGGGTGCCCCTACGACGGGGGAACGGCACGAACAATCACGGGGGGATGGTCATGCGGTATTGTCATTGCCTGATGTGGTTCATCGGTTTAAAACATTGACAACAAAATGGTATATTGATGGGGTTAAACAAAATGGCTGGCCGCCATTTCCGGGGAAATTGTGGCAGCGCAATTATTGGGAACATATCATTCGTAATGAAAAGGAATGGAACCGGATTCGGGAATATATAAGGAATAACCCGGCTCAATGGGCAGCTGACAAATTATATCCCGGTGGCGGGCCGATATTGAAAGAATCCCCCGCCTCATATGGAAAGGAAGCGTGGATGGTCTGACACATGCCGCCCCTGTTTTTTTGATGCATAAAGAACATATTCAATTGACACTATACACATAAAATGGTAAATCAAAAAAATGAAGACAAACCCATCGAACACCTGGTTAACGGAAAAAGGAAAGCAGCAGGTTGATTATTACACCGCATCTAAAGATGTTATTCTCGTTGAACGAAAGAGGACAAGCAAACTTCTATTTGATTTGTTCCGTTATCACTTCGACACAACAAGGCCACAAAAAATATTAGATTTGGGCTGCGGAGATGGGGAAATGGCTTTGCAGTTTTCAGATAAATTTCCCAACAATCAATTCTATTTAATGGATGGTTCCCATGATATGCTGTCAAAGGCCCAAGACAGCCTGAAGGGCGACAACATACATTTCATAAAAAAGACCTTTGAAGAATACCTGTCTAATGAACCTGTGTCTTCAAAATACAACTTCATCTATTCATCGAATGCAATCCATCACCTGGATTTTTCCGGCAAATCTCAATTATTTGCCAGGGTATTTAGTGAGTTGGCACAAAATGGTATGTTTATTATTATCGATTTAGTCCGGCCACCATCGGAGCAATGTGAAAAATGGCAGTTCAGGATGTGGGTTGACTGGATAAATCAAACCCTTGCAGAGAGCGGACGCGAAGACGAAGCAGGCAAGCACGATGGCTTACCCGGTATATACAAAGCAAAAGCGGAGAATCAACCTGACGGGCTTTTTGAACAACTGGAGGTTTTACGAAAATGCGGATTTCGGGATGTAGACTGTTTCTACAAGTATGGTGTCTTTACCCTGTTCGGAGGCATAAAATAGAACCTGAAAATATTAATAACCCGGCCGGGAGGCTGCAAGGAACTTAACTATGGCCACTTTCCTTTTTGCGACACAACCTTCAATGGGGCACCTGAACCCCATGTTGAGTATTGCCAATCAAATGAGATCAGCGGGACATGAAATTGAGTTTATATTTTCCGGCCCCAAAAAGATCGGGAAAATCATCAGAGATAATGACTATCCTGCCTTCAATATGCGGCCCCATCCTTCTGCCTTGCTGTTTCTCTTTCTGCCTTTGCTTGCAGGCTATCTGGAAACTTTCATCGCTTTAAAAATTTTTTTCAGCGGCCTTGGTCACTATGCCAATGGCATAAACAGGAAATTAAGAGAAACAGGAGCGGACGCGCTCGTATCTGACTTTGCTTTCCCCGGCGCGGGCCTGGCGGCGGAAGCGGTGAACATTCCCTATGTCATTATTTATCATGCGGGCCTGGGCTTTAAAGGACCGGGGATCCCCCCTTTTGGCAGCGGCTTGCCTATCGGGAAAAAGTGGGGACGAAAAGGAAAGGTCTATCAATATTTCTCTGACCTTCTCGAAAATAGTTTGGCCGCCTCAGTCAGCCGTGCCCGCAAACGGCTCAGCTTGCCTGCAAAGGAAAGGGCAACTTTTCACTATCTTTCATCACCCTGGCTCAATCTGGTTCTCACCGCTGAGGCCGGCGAAGCCCCACGCTACGAACTGCCGGAAACGACCTTTTTTACAGGCCCCTGCTTTGACGGACGGCAAAGCCAGCGATCAAGGGATTTCCCCTTTGAAAAGCTCTCCTCCGACAAAAAGAAGATCTACCTTTCTCTGGGAACATTTTTTAATAAAAAACCGGGGGTCTTCAGAAAAATTATCAGCGCCTTTGCTGACAGTCCCTATCAGCTTATTGTTAGCGCCGGAGGCGCCTTTAAAAAACTAAGTTCTCAGCCTCTCCCTGCCGAGGTCCTTCTTTTTGACCGTGTGCCACAGCTTGAAGTGCTGTCTCAAGTGGACGCCGTTATCAGTCATGGCGGCAATAATACCGTTAACGAGACCCTGTCAAAGGGCAAACCCTTATTGGTGATGCCTGTAGGGGGTGAACAGGGAGACAATGCAAGCCGTGTAGAATATCTTGGCGCCGGTTTAAGGGCAGATATCAAAAAATCGACGCCCCGGGAAATCTGCGAAAAGGTAAAACGCTTAATTGAAGAAGAGACTTTTAATAAACGCGCCAAAGAAGTGGCCAATAGTTTGGCAATGACTGAGGGGCCTGTAACTGCGGCCCGCTTTATTGAACATGTGGCTGAAAAGAGGCGCCCCCTGGTCCGGCCGGCCGGGTATCCTCTTACCGTCACCCGTGAAAATGCGCTGCCATGGGAGCCCGGCATCGATTAAGTGCCGGTTTATTCTTTACGCAGCAGGGCATATGCCCCGGGCCTTTAATCTTTATGTGGAGACAATAAAAATGGCGAATAAAAACACGAAACAAGGGAAACCATGGTTTGCAATAACCTGGTTTCTCCTTTGGGGCCTCTTTCAATCCTATGCGGTCTTTTCCGTCCTGACGGAAAGCTGGAAACGCCCTGAAGCCTTTCCTGAAGAGGCGTATAATTCTCTTATTTACCCCGATATGCTCTTCATTCCCCTCTACATAGCAACATCGGTTCTATTATTTCGTAATCATCAACTGGGAAAAACCTTCGCTTTAATTGCCGGTGGCGCAATTATATACGTAATGGTTTACTTGCTGGCCCTGTCCGGATTAAAAGGCGCTGAAAATCTTGTTTTTGACAGTTTATTTTTATTAATCAATTTAATTGCCCTCTTGCAAATTATTAAAGCGGACCCTGTGCAAAAAGAAATAGAAATCATATAAAAGAATAGGGGAGAGGAAGCGCTAAAATGGCAAATATCATTATTATCTATTCAACTACCGACGGTCATACCCTGAAAATCTGCCGCCGGCTGCAGCAGGTCATTGAAGAGCAGGCCCATCAGGTAACACTGGCTTCCCTTAATGATGAACGGGATGCCGATTTGAAACGCTTCGACAAGATTATTGTTGGCGCCAGCATCCGCTATGGAAAACATAGCCCGCAGGTTTACCAATTCATAAAAAGAAACGAAAAGATTCTTGCAGGCAAAGCCAATGCCTTTTTCTCTGTCAATGTTGTTGCCCGCAAGCCGGGGAAAGATAAACCGGAAACAAATCCTTATATAAAAAAATTCCTGAAAAAATCATCATGGCAACCTATGGCATTGGCAGTTTTCGCAGGAAAAATAGACTACCGGAAATACAGCTTCCGGGACCGTCTTATAATAAGGTTAATTATGTGGATAACGAAAGGGCCTACCCACCCTGAAGCCGTTGTGGAATTCACTAATTGGGAAGAGGTAGAAGCCTTTGGCCGGTCTGTAAGTGTAATGTAATAAAAAGGATTGAATCATACCTGTGACAGGCTAAAAAATAATGGGACAATAATGAAAATCGTACTTCTCAGGCACGGAAAACCTTATATAAAAAAAACAGAAAAGTTAAAGGCTGCTGAGCTTCACAGATGGATTGATTCCTATAACTCATCGGGAATTCATAAAAAATATCCTCCGGGAAAAGCGGCTATTCATATAGCCAATGAATGCAGGGCGGTGGTATGCAGTGACTTTCGCCGTTCCATAGAGTCAGCCGAGATCCTGGGAAAAACAGGCCTTAAACATATTGACCCCCTATTTAGAGAAATGGGGCTGCCTTATGGAACCTGGAAAAGCCCAAAGGCATCGCCTGTTGTTTGGGCTGCCATATTCAGGGCGCTCTGGTTTTTTGGTTATGCCTCAAATAGCGAGAATTTTTCATCTGCAAAGAAAAGAGCTTCACAGGCTGCCGATAAACTGGAAGATATTGCAAAAGCCCAGGGTTCTGTTCTTTTTGTTGGGCATGGTTTCATGAATCGATATATTGCAAAGGACCTTTTATCAAATGGCTGGCAGGGACCCCATAGCCCCGGTAAAAAATACTGGGAATTCGGCCTTTATGAATATAAAACAACATAAGCGGGGCTGCATGTAAAGACTGCCGGAGACAGACGAGTACTCATTTATCTATTTCATCTTATTCACCAGCCATGGCAAAATATTTGACATTAAACATTGGACAGGCAAGTATATCCTCTAATCAGCCCAGCTTAAAAAAGGATCGGCCATAGAACCGTTAATGGAAGAAAGCAATACAAATAGTCCTGATCAGGCGCAGAGCTTTAAATGTCTGCAATGTTCAGCCAAACTGACCTTTTCCGCCGGCGCATCGTCACTGAAATGCCTTTATTGTAACTATGAAAACCCTATTCCCCGATCGGAGGAAGACATTCATGAACTCGATTATCATGCCTTCCTGCAACAAGCCTCAGAGAATGAACCGACAGAAGAATGCCTCACCGTAGAATGCAATGAATGTGGCGCTCAGTTAAAAACGGAAGCTGACGTAACTTCCGGGGAATGTCCTTATTGCGGTGTAGATATGGTTATGACAACCCTGTCGAAAAAGCTGATTAAACCCAAAGCGCTGCTCCCTTTTAAAATTACCGGCAAAGAAGCCCTGGCAAGCTATCGCTCATGGTGCGATAGACTCTGGTTTGCGCCCAATGCATTGAAGAAGAAGGCGAAAATAGATGGCGGCATCAATGGCATTTATGCCCCCTGCTGGACCTATGACACCAACAGCAGCAGTTACTATACCGGCCGGCGCGGTGAATATTATTATGTAACGGAAAGGCGGACAAGCACTGATTCGGAAGGAAAAAGGACTACGAAAAATGTAAGGGTCAGAAAAACCCGATGGTATTTCACATCCGGCGTTGTTTGCCTTGCCTTTAACGATGTCCTGGTTATGGCAAGCCGTTCATTGCCTGAAAACTATGCCCGTCAGCTTGAACCCTGGGACCTGGAAAATCTGAAAGCTTATCAGGATGAATATGTGAGTGGTTTTAGAACGGAAAGTTATCAAGTAGACCTGGAAGAAGGCTTTGAAGCGGGGAAAGAAATCATGGATGATGCGATTCGCCGCGCCGTTAAGCAAGACATCGGTGGTGATACTCAACGCATTTCAACGGTAAAAACCGAGCATAGCAATATTACATTCAAACACATTTTACTGCCCCTCTGGCTAAGCGTTTATCGTTACAATGGCTCTACTTACCGCTTTATGGTCAATGCCCGTACCGGTGAAGTGCAAGGGGAGCGGCCATGGAGCCCGGCAAAAATTACGGCACTCATAACGGCTGTCGCATCAATTATTGGAGTCTTTGCCTTGTATTATGAGTAAAGAGTCTACAGCCAAAGGACAGGGATTCAGGAGTGGGCACACCCTTTTTTTTCAGTGTTCCCACATTTTACATTTCATTTTACAAGAGGAGGAAGTGTTATGACATCAGGTTCCAAACAATGGTTCCCTTGCCTTATTGCTGCTCTGATCATAGGCCTCTTACCCGTACAGGCTCCGGGTAAACGTATATCAGAGAAGGACATACCGGATACCTTAAAACCCTGGATGGGGTGGGTCCTTCATGGTTATGAAGAAAAACGCTGTCCCTCTCAATATAATAGCGTCAACACCTACCGCTGTCTCTGGCCATCCCGGCTTGAACTGGAAGTTGATAATAAAGGTGGTATTTTCAGCCAGAAATGGCAGGTTCTTAAAGAAGACTGGATCTACCTGCCGGGAGATGGCAAGTTCTGGCCCCAGGAGGTCACCGCCGGAGGAAAGGCTGTTTCCGTAATTGAAAGAGGCGGCCGCCCTGCCGTCTACCTTGAAAAGGGAGAACATCTTCTTAAGGGTCGATTTGACTGGAAAGAAATGCCCGAATCACTGCAGACTCCGCCCGAAACCGCTTTGATCGATATGAAGGCAGACGGCAAAGAGGTCCATTTTCCAAACCTCGACATTCATGGAAAGCTCTGGCTCAAGGGACGGGACTATGCCCAAAAAAGAGACGGCAAGGAAGAGGACCGCCTCGATCTGAAGGTTTACCGGCGCATTGTCGATGAAATCCCTCTCACCATTACGACCCAAATTGATATGGACGTTGCCGGCGGCCACAGGGAGGTTCTTCTCGGCAAGGTAACGAGCGGTGATTATATCCCGCTCCATCTGTCCGGCATCCTGCCGGTCAGGCTTGAAGCTGATGGACGGCTTCGTGTCCAGGTGAGACCGGGACGGTGGACCGTTACTTTGACGGTGAGGGGCCACGGGCCTGTCTATGACATCTCCTTTGTTAAAAAAGGAGAGCCCTGGGTAAAAGAAGAGATATGGGTCTTTGAGTCGAGGCCTTCACTCAGGTTGGTTGAAATTGAGGGCGGCACACCCATTGATCCGCAACAGACAACGCTTCCCGATGACTGGCGGCCTTTCCCTGCCTATCGCATGAAAGAGGGGGAAGCCCTGAAGATTATCGAAAAAAAACGTGGCGATCCCGAGCCACCGGCCGATCAGCTTGAGTTGACAAGAGACCTGTGGCTCGATTTTAACGGCAAGGGCTATACCATCAAGGATGCTATTTCAGGTTCCATGCGGCGTGGCTGGCGACTGGAAATGACTTCGCCTGTAGAGCTGGGCCGCGTTTCAATTGACGGAAGAGACCAGTTTATCACCCGCATGGAGAAGAACGGACCGGAAGGGGTTGAAGTCAGAAAGGGATCGATCAGACTTGAAGCCGACAGCCGTCTGGAGAGGGCTATGGGGGAAGTGCCGACGGGATGGAAGCACGATTTCCAGAAGGTGAAAGGGCGTCTGCACCTTCCTGCCGGATGGCGCATATTCCATGCCGGCGGCGTAGACCACATGCCTGGAACATGGCTCAAAGGCTGGAACCTCCTGGATTTGTTTATTGCCCTCATTATTGCCCTTTCATTTATGAAACTTTGGACGAAAAACTGGGGTCTCATCGCCCTTGCCGCCCTCCTTCTCTTCTATCACGAACCGGGAGCGCCGAGATGGATATGGCTTCACATCCTGGCTGCCGTGGCCCTTCTCAGGGTTCTTCCGCAAGGAAAGGCCGTAACCGTGA
Proteins encoded in this window:
- a CDS encoding transposase — translated: MRKYNPEIHNRRSIRLQGYDYSTTGAYFVTICTQNRECLFGEIPVHHVGAPPRGCPEIILNGAGQMIKTVWDEIPEYYPGIDTDEFVVMPNHIHGIITVGAGPRACPVENGRNNKNGYHDNIGHPRGGAPTTGERHEQSRGDGHAVLSLPDVVHRFKTLTTKWYIDGVKQNGWPPFPGKLWQRNYWEHIIRNEKEWNRIREYIRNNPAQWAADKLYPGGGPILKESPASYGKEAWMV
- a CDS encoding class I SAM-dependent methyltransferase, with translation MKTNPSNTWLTEKGKQQVDYYTASKDVILVERKRTSKLLFDLFRYHFDTTRPQKILDLGCGDGEMALQFSDKFPNNQFYLMDGSHDMLSKAQDSLKGDNIHFIKKTFEEYLSNEPVSSKYNFIYSSNAIHHLDFSGKSQLFARVFSELAQNGMFIIIDLVRPPSEQCEKWQFRMWVDWINQTLAESGREDEAGKHDGLPGIYKAKAENQPDGLFEQLEVLRKCGFRDVDCFYKYGVFTLFGGIK
- the hemG gene encoding menaquinone-dependent protoporphyrinogen IX dehydrogenase, with protein sequence MANIIIIYSTTDGHTLKICRRLQQVIEEQAHQVTLASLNDERDADLKRFDKIIVGASIRYGKHSPQVYQFIKRNEKILAGKANAFFSVNVVARKPGKDKPETNPYIKKFLKKSSWQPMALAVFAGKIDYRKYSFRDRLIIRLIMWITKGPTHPEAVVEFTNWEEVEAFGRSVSVM
- a CDS encoding histidine phosphatase family protein, encoding MKIVLLRHGKPYIKKTEKLKAAELHRWIDSYNSSGIHKKYPPGKAAIHIANECRAVVCSDFRRSIESAEILGKTGLKHIDPLFREMGLPYGTWKSPKASPVVWAAIFRALWFFGYASNSENFSSAKKRASQAADKLEDIAKAQGSVLFVGHGFMNRYIAKDLLSNGWQGPHSPGKKYWEFGLYEYKTT